Proteins encoded by one window of Dyella humicola:
- a CDS encoding DUF2239 family protein — translation MASSESTHCVAFHGHQQIASGVLASVALAVKKALDDGASGPVLIFDDHSSRPIEIDFRGTPDEVLARLQVAAAEPAEPASRGPGRPKLGVVAREVTLLPRHWEWLSHQPGGASAVLRKLVDEARRKGSGLERARLAGEAVDRFMLSMAGDLPGYEEASRAFWRKEQACFSQLTDAWPADVREHVRRLAATAWHNDATA, via the coding sequence CAACAGATCGCCTCGGGCGTACTGGCCAGTGTCGCGTTGGCCGTAAAAAAGGCGCTGGACGACGGGGCATCAGGTCCCGTGCTGATCTTCGACGACCACAGCAGCCGGCCGATCGAGATCGATTTTCGCGGCACCCCCGATGAGGTGCTGGCGCGCCTGCAGGTGGCGGCGGCGGAACCGGCCGAGCCCGCCAGCCGGGGTCCCGGCCGCCCGAAACTCGGTGTCGTGGCCCGTGAAGTCACCCTGCTGCCGCGGCATTGGGAGTGGCTTTCCCACCAGCCTGGTGGTGCTTCGGCGGTACTGCGAAAGCTGGTCGACGAGGCGCGCCGCAAGGGCAGCGGCCTGGAACGTGCCCGCCTGGCAGGCGAAGCGGTTGATCGCTTCATGCTGTCGATGGCGGGAGACCTGCCGGGCTATGAGGAGGCATCCCGCGCGTTCTGGCGCAAGGAACAGGCATGTTTCAGTCAATTGACAGATGCGTGGCCCGCCGATGTGCGCGAGCATGTACGCCGACTCGCTGCGACGGCGTGGCACAACGACGCGACAGCCTGA
- a CDS encoding DUF3617 domain-containing protein, with protein sequence MKQYLNAMVLRWRRWNAMERVVALASLAVLSLAAAASHADPGDFQAMPGLWKIVTHGVHGSHAGQSTVQWHCVDEGADPWDEFANMPVPANDQCRRSDQHRSSTALAWTLSCPGSAQTTGRGRVDFDSPEHYTASTSLHGHEVMHVEGRRYAACTSAND encoded by the coding sequence ATGAAGCAGTATCTCAATGCGATGGTTCTGCGCTGGCGTCGATGGAACGCGATGGAGCGCGTCGTCGCGCTGGCGTCGCTCGCCGTACTCAGCCTTGCCGCTGCGGCCAGCCATGCCGATCCGGGCGACTTCCAGGCCATGCCTGGCCTGTGGAAGATCGTCACGCACGGCGTTCATGGAAGTCATGCCGGTCAATCCACCGTGCAATGGCATTGCGTCGACGAAGGCGCTGACCCCTGGGACGAGTTCGCCAACATGCCGGTTCCGGCAAACGATCAATGCCGGCGTAGCGACCAGCATCGCAGCAGCACGGCATTGGCATGGACGCTCAGTTGTCCGGGCAGTGCGCAAACCACTGGTCGCGGCCGCGTGGACTTCGACTCGCCGGAACACTACACCGCCAGCACGAGCTTGCATGGCCATGAGGTCATGCATGTGGAAGGCCGGCGCTACGCGGCGTGTACCAGCGCGAACGATTGA
- a CDS encoding multicopper oxidase family protein, whose protein sequence is MSLSRRRFLRGLADMAGAAAAADLGLLAWAAPASADAGMPRMAMPQLAAPKVALVNPVTLARFVDPLPIPPLARALGQREHPAYPGRQLPLYRMEMHAFSARLHRDLPPTPLWGYGGTFPGPTLVATRNEPILVEWVNALPERHFLPIDHTIHGAERSKPDVRTVAHVHGARAPAGSDGYPEDWFAPGHSAVYHYPNAQDAATLWYHDHAMGITRLNIYAGLLGAFMVRDAEEQALGLPSGDCDLPLILCDRLIAKDGQLYYPVSDDPAAPWVSECNGNAILCNGKLYPFLDVEPRRYRLRLINAANTRFFNLSLSSGQPFQQIASDQGLLPAPLPRERIELYPAERADVVIDFSGLDGKALQLRHQSEALLEFRVRDRGRGDAAALPATLRKVDRIDASVAVRDRLLTLGEQDDAGGRPMMMMLGGRHWSAPITEDPRQDSVEIWSLLNVTGDVHPIHLHLVRFQVVDRRPFDLFAWNANKTLKYTGPAQLPSPHEMGWKDTVRADPGMVTRIIMRFEGEPGRYVWHCHLLEHEDNEMMRPFQLLPAHAKA, encoded by the coding sequence GTGAGTCTTTCGCGTCGTCGCTTCCTGCGTGGCCTGGCGGACATGGCCGGCGCCGCGGCCGCCGCCGACCTCGGCTTGCTGGCCTGGGCTGCCCCTGCATCGGCCGACGCGGGCATGCCACGCATGGCGATGCCGCAGCTCGCCGCGCCGAAGGTGGCGCTGGTCAATCCGGTGACCCTGGCCCGCTTTGTCGATCCGCTGCCGATTCCGCCGCTGGCGCGGGCGCTGGGGCAGCGCGAGCACCCGGCCTACCCGGGCAGGCAGCTTCCGCTGTATCGCATGGAGATGCACGCCTTCAGCGCGCGCCTGCATCGCGACCTGCCACCCACGCCGCTTTGGGGTTATGGCGGTACCTTTCCAGGGCCAACGCTGGTAGCGACGCGCAACGAGCCGATCCTGGTCGAGTGGGTGAATGCGCTGCCCGAGCGGCATTTCCTGCCGATCGATCACACCATTCACGGCGCCGAGCGCAGCAAGCCGGATGTGCGCACGGTGGCGCATGTGCATGGCGCGCGCGCACCCGCGGGCAGCGATGGCTATCCGGAGGATTGGTTCGCGCCCGGCCATTCAGCCGTCTATCACTATCCGAACGCGCAGGATGCCGCCACGCTCTGGTATCACGATCACGCCATGGGCATCACGCGGCTCAATATTTACGCCGGCTTGCTCGGTGCCTTCATGGTCCGCGACGCCGAAGAGCAGGCGCTTGGCCTGCCCTCGGGAGATTGCGATCTACCGTTGATCCTGTGCGACCGCCTGATTGCGAAAGACGGCCAGCTCTACTACCCCGTGTCGGATGATCCCGCGGCGCCATGGGTTTCCGAGTGCAACGGCAACGCGATCCTGTGCAACGGCAAGCTCTATCCGTTCCTCGACGTCGAGCCGCGGCGTTATCGGCTGCGCTTGATCAACGCGGCCAACACGCGCTTCTTCAACCTGTCGCTATCGTCCGGCCAACCGTTCCAGCAGATTGCCAGCGACCAGGGCCTGTTGCCGGCGCCGTTGCCGCGCGAGCGCATTGAACTGTATCCGGCCGAACGCGCCGACGTCGTGATCGACTTCAGTGGTCTCGACGGCAAGGCGTTGCAGCTGCGCCATCAATCCGAAGCGCTCCTGGAGTTTCGCGTGCGCGATCGTGGCCGTGGTGACGCAGCCGCGTTGCCGGCGACGCTGCGTAAGGTGGACCGCATCGATGCAAGCGTCGCCGTACGTGATCGCCTGCTCACGCTCGGTGAGCAAGATGACGCGGGCGGCCGTCCGATGATGATGATGTTGGGCGGCAGGCACTGGTCCGCGCCCATCACCGAAGACCCGCGGCAGGACAGCGTGGAGATCTGGAGCCTGCTCAACGTCACGGGAGACGTGCATCCGATTCATCTGCATCTGGTGCGCTTCCAGGTCGTCGATCGACGCCCGTTCGATCTGTTCGCCTGGAACGCGAACAAGACACTCAAGTACACGGGTCCCGCACAACTGCCGTCACCTCACGAGATGGGGTGGAAGGATACCGTGCGCGCCGACCCTGGCATGGTCACTCGCATCATCATGCGATTTGAAGGGGAGCCGGGTCGCTATGTGTGGCACTGCCATCTGCTCGAGCACGAAGACAACGAGATGATGCGGCCCTTCCAGCTGCTTCCCGCGCACGCAAAAGCATAG
- a CDS encoding efflux RND transporter permease subunit, translating to MNIFAPLIRRPVGTSLLGLGLLLAGLIAYGLLGVAALPSLEVPGVFISAALPGASAQTMASTVLAPLERHLGQIPGIEDMYGNATEGAATIQIRFNFDRSADKAARDVQAAINAAQADLPVMPSPPQYFKFDTSQIPVLLVSLTSTSLPPDKLYDLTDTLLKPAVSQIPGVAQVQVFGGTPHAVRVELDTNALAAKSLTANDVRNALVAANVTSPQGVLSDGRTQMTVTANDGLREPEDFAKLLIAQRNGAPVRLSDVAKVTSGQQDIYQGAWFNGQTTVAMQISKRPEANAVATVEEIRARLPEFRQWMPADVQITPIFDLTQTTKSALHEVQVALMISVVMVVLVMLVFLRRLRPTLIATLSIPLSLAGAFVVMLALDYTLNTLSLVALVLCIGFVVDDAIVVIENIVRHMEHGEAPLPAALIGVREIGFTVISITLSLVAVFAPLLFGNNLIIMLLREFSVTLTVAVVISALVSLTLTPALCAYFLKHEEPGERTPGRIERALERFDRNLHRIYERTLDWAMHHRRLMRWQPLILLLLTIGLGVAVAKTAGGNFMPEEDIGMIQGDIRADANISPTLMAERAQRAADIMKADPAVLDVLTTLGSNDGTGAVGNAGSMFVDLKPRGSGPNDRQDSAKVVMDRLSKKYDALSGIKVSLSLVQFLGGGGSGDKGGQYEFQLIATNGEDLQPWTLKMVQKMRNTKEFRDVGSNFDLVGKQQLMKVDREAASHLQVTMGDIDTALLNSFGQRQASLIYSDINQYWVVLTSNQAASLSPEALLNLRVRNAQGLMIPLSAVAHIEPNISPMRVRHHNQFQASTINYNLAPKIDQVAGVKLVENTALAVGLPAGVHVEFTGQNERLQKAKSNGMVLLIASIVAMYIVLGILYESLGHPLTILSTLPAAGAGAFLAMLVTQTQLTLMAIIAILMLIGIVKKNAILMVDFALVAQRERGLPPPDAIREAALVRFRPITMTTLVAMGAALPLAIGFGVGSEMRQPLGVAIVGGLLVSQLLTLLSTPAIYLWNYDRKIRQAARRERRAAKRALKEQTAAG from the coding sequence GTGAATATCTTCGCGCCCCTGATTCGCCGCCCCGTAGGCACTTCACTGCTGGGGCTTGGCCTGTTGCTGGCGGGCCTGATTGCCTATGGCCTGCTCGGTGTGGCGGCGTTGCCGTCGCTGGAAGTCCCAGGCGTGTTCATCTCCGCGGCGCTGCCGGGCGCCAGCGCCCAGACCATGGCTTCCACCGTGCTCGCGCCGCTGGAGCGGCATCTGGGGCAGATTCCCGGCATCGAGGACATGTACGGCAATGCCACCGAGGGCGCTGCCACCATCCAGATTCGCTTCAACTTCGACCGCAGCGCCGACAAGGCCGCCCGTGACGTGCAGGCAGCGATCAATGCCGCCCAGGCCGACCTGCCGGTGATGCCGAGCCCGCCGCAGTACTTCAAGTTCGATACGTCGCAGATTCCGGTCCTGCTGGTGTCGCTGACCTCGACAAGCCTGCCCCCAGACAAGCTCTACGACCTTACCGATACCCTGCTGAAGCCTGCCGTCTCGCAGATTCCCGGGGTGGCCCAGGTGCAAGTCTTCGGTGGTACGCCGCACGCGGTACGGGTGGAACTGGACACCAATGCGTTGGCGGCCAAGAGCCTCACCGCCAACGACGTCAGAAACGCCCTGGTCGCCGCGAACGTCACCTCACCGCAGGGCGTCCTGAGCGACGGCCGCACCCAGATGACGGTGACCGCCAACGACGGACTGCGTGAGCCCGAAGACTTCGCCAAGCTGCTGATCGCCCAGCGCAACGGCGCACCGGTGCGCCTGTCCGACGTGGCCAAGGTGACCAGTGGCCAGCAGGATATTTACCAGGGCGCGTGGTTCAACGGCCAGACCACCGTCGCCATGCAGATCAGCAAGCGCCCGGAAGCCAATGCGGTGGCTACGGTGGAAGAGATTCGCGCGCGCCTGCCCGAATTCCGCCAGTGGATGCCAGCGGACGTGCAGATCACCCCGATCTTCGATCTCACCCAGACCACCAAGTCGGCGCTGCATGAAGTGCAGGTCGCGCTGATGATCAGCGTGGTGATGGTGGTGCTGGTGATGCTGGTGTTCCTACGCCGACTGCGCCCGACCCTGATTGCCACGCTGAGCATCCCGCTGTCGCTGGCCGGCGCCTTCGTGGTGATGCTGGCGCTGGATTACACCCTCAACACGCTATCGCTGGTAGCTCTGGTGCTGTGCATCGGCTTCGTGGTCGACGACGCCATCGTGGTGATCGAGAACATCGTGCGCCACATGGAGCACGGTGAAGCGCCGCTGCCGGCGGCGCTGATCGGCGTGCGCGAAATCGGCTTCACCGTCATCTCGATCACGCTGTCGCTGGTCGCGGTCTTTGCGCCGCTGCTGTTCGGCAACAACCTGATCATCATGCTGCTGCGCGAATTCTCGGTGACGCTGACGGTGGCGGTGGTGATCTCCGCCCTCGTCTCGCTGACCCTGACACCGGCCCTGTGCGCCTATTTCCTCAAGCACGAGGAACCAGGCGAACGCACGCCGGGCCGCATCGAACGGGCACTGGAACGCTTCGATCGCAACCTTCATCGCATCTACGAGCGCACCTTGGACTGGGCCATGCACCATCGCCGGCTGATGCGCTGGCAGCCGCTCATCCTGCTGCTGCTCACCATCGGCCTGGGTGTCGCCGTGGCCAAGACCGCCGGCGGCAACTTCATGCCGGAGGAAGACATCGGCATGATCCAGGGCGACATCCGCGCCGATGCCAATATTTCGCCCACGCTGATGGCCGAACGCGCACAGCGCGCCGCCGACATCATGAAGGCTGACCCAGCCGTGCTCGACGTGCTCACCACGCTGGGCAGCAACGACGGCACCGGCGCGGTGGGCAACGCCGGCAGCATGTTCGTGGACTTGAAGCCGCGCGGCAGTGGTCCGAACGACCGGCAAGACAGCGCGAAGGTGGTCATGGACCGTCTTTCGAAAAAGTACGACGCCCTGTCAGGCATCAAGGTGTCCTTGAGCCTGGTGCAGTTCCTTGGCGGCGGTGGCAGTGGCGACAAGGGCGGCCAGTACGAATTCCAGTTGATCGCGACCAACGGCGAGGACTTGCAGCCGTGGACGCTGAAGATGGTGCAGAAGATGCGAAACACCAAGGAGTTTCGCGACGTCGGCAGCAACTTCGACCTGGTCGGCAAGCAGCAGTTGATGAAGGTGGACCGCGAGGCAGCCAGTCATCTGCAGGTAACCATGGGCGATATCGATACCGCCCTGCTCAATTCGTTCGGCCAGCGCCAGGCCTCGCTGATCTATTCGGATATCAACCAGTACTGGGTGGTGCTTACCTCCAACCAGGCCGCCTCGCTGAGCCCGGAAGCGCTGCTCAATCTGCGCGTGCGCAATGCGCAGGGGCTGATGATTCCGCTATCAGCGGTGGCGCATATCGAGCCCAATATCAGCCCGATGCGCGTACGCCACCACAATCAGTTCCAGGCCTCCACCATCAACTACAACCTGGCGCCGAAGATCGACCAGGTTGCCGGCGTGAAGCTGGTGGAGAACACTGCCCTCGCGGTGGGTTTGCCGGCTGGCGTGCATGTGGAATTCACCGGCCAGAACGAGCGACTGCAGAAGGCCAAGTCCAACGGCATGGTCTTGCTGATCGCGTCGATTGTGGCGATGTACATCGTGCTGGGCATTCTCTACGAGAGCCTCGGTCATCCGCTCACCATCCTGTCCACGCTGCCGGCGGCGGGCGCGGGCGCGTTCCTGGCGATGCTGGTGACGCAAACCCAGCTCACCCTGATGGCGATCATCGCGATCCTGATGCTGATCGGCATCGTGAAGAAGAACGCGATCCTGATGGTCGACTTCGCCCTGGTCGCCCAGCGCGAACGCGGGTTGCCGCCACCCGATGCGATTCGCGAGGCGGCGCTGGTGCGTTTCCGTCCGATCACCATGACCACGCTGGTCGCGATGGGTGCCGCGTTGCCACTGGCGATTGGCTTTGGCGTGGGGTCTGAAATGCGCCAGCCGCTGGGTGTCGCCATCGTGGGCGGCCTGCTGGTGTCGCAGTTGCTGACCCTGCTCAGCACGCCGGCCATTTATCTGTGGAATTACGACCGCAAGATTCGCCAGGCCGCACGCAGGGAACGGCGCGCAGCAAAGCGTGCGCTGAAGGAGCAGACGGCCGCGGGCTGA
- a CDS encoding MFS transporter, translating into MQTPTQASVLANRNFRLLFAGSTVSALGDQFTLVALPWLVLKLTGDPAALGLVLAAMALPRAIFMLIGGAVVDRMSPRRVLLAARGVNALLVSLLALLVWSGAINMPLVYAIALGIGLSTAFAYPASSSILPQLMEPTQLAPANALIMAMRQLSVFVGPLLAGLVIGTGAHAAVTRGPADAHGLGLAFGIDAVSFLASLGSLMMIRLHSDDHPRRTQGSVLAAVAEGVRGVWADVPLRAFILYVGAVTVFVGGPIQVGLPVLADTRLDLGAASLGILMTANGGGMVLGGFLSKLAARLIRGRLGLMVLCIDSVAGLGLVLLGWVHSTWSGAVLLAMTGVLAGIAQISIISWIQQRVSREMMGRTMSLLMFTFMGLGPVSAALAGALLKIISLPALFAGAGLALTAIALGCLTNSALRSIGAPKPDEAVG; encoded by the coding sequence ATGCAAACCCCGACACAAGCCTCAGTACTGGCCAATCGTAATTTTCGACTGCTCTTTGCCGGCAGCACCGTATCGGCGCTGGGTGACCAGTTCACGCTGGTGGCGCTGCCCTGGCTGGTGCTCAAGCTCACCGGTGACCCGGCAGCCCTGGGCCTGGTGCTGGCGGCCATGGCGCTGCCGCGTGCGATCTTCATGTTGATCGGTGGCGCGGTGGTGGATCGCATGTCGCCACGGCGGGTGCTGCTCGCTGCCCGTGGTGTCAACGCCTTGCTGGTGAGCCTGCTGGCGCTGCTGGTGTGGAGCGGGGCCATCAACATGCCCCTGGTTTATGCGATTGCCCTGGGCATCGGCCTGTCGACGGCGTTTGCCTATCCGGCGTCCTCGTCGATCCTGCCGCAATTGATGGAACCCACCCAACTGGCCCCAGCGAACGCACTGATCATGGCCATGCGCCAATTGAGTGTCTTCGTGGGACCGCTGCTGGCTGGCCTGGTGATCGGCACGGGAGCGCATGCCGCCGTCACGCGCGGGCCGGCGGATGCGCATGGCCTGGGCCTCGCTTTCGGCATCGATGCAGTGAGCTTCCTTGCCTCGTTGGGCTCGCTGATGATGATCAGGCTGCACAGCGACGATCATCCCCGGCGTACCCAGGGCAGCGTGCTGGCCGCCGTGGCCGAGGGCGTGCGCGGGGTATGGGCCGATGTGCCACTGCGTGCGTTCATCCTCTACGTGGGCGCGGTCACGGTGTTCGTCGGCGGCCCGATCCAGGTTGGCCTGCCCGTGCTGGCAGACACGCGACTGGACCTGGGCGCGGCCTCGCTGGGCATCCTGATGACGGCCAACGGTGGCGGGATGGTGCTGGGAGGGTTTCTGTCGAAGCTGGCCGCCCGCCTGATCCGGGGTCGGCTTGGCCTGATGGTGCTGTGCATCGACAGCGTCGCCGGCCTGGGCTTGGTGCTGCTGGGTTGGGTCCACAGCACCTGGAGTGGAGCGGTACTGCTGGCCATGACCGGCGTGCTGGCGGGCATCGCCCAGATCTCCATCATCAGCTGGATCCAGCAGCGCGTATCGCGCGAAATGATGGGGCGCACGATGAGCCTGCTGATGTTCACGTTCATGGGACTCGGGCCGGTCTCGGCCGCGTTGGCCGGTGCCCTACTCAAGATCATCAGCCTGCCCGCCTTGTTCGCTGGCGCCGGCCTGGCCCTCACGGCGATTGCGCTGGGCTGCCTGACCAACTCGGCGTTACGCAGTATCGGCGCGCCCAAGCCCGACGAAGCCGTGGGCTGA
- a CDS encoding alkaline phosphatase family protein, which translates to MSMMYVRKRLMPFVIGTLTAGLAGVVSAQSTTSPDHDAVFRGQVPASGVSNRSGVPGGVTVLHAPGDGEDRSGRTKSPIKHVILLIGENRTFDHVFATYTPPSGQSVNNLLSEGIVNADGTPGPNVAAARQWQASSTGAFSLAPTHTSAYTVLPSMNTGGAPTQAPFASAAQAEALEPALPTSAYIELAEGGTGLPNKVVDTRFPTQLPNAPVDMHASISYDDYANSPVHRFFQMWQQLDCNVQAATAKNPSGCRNDLFPWVETSIGAGTNGVAQPAGFNEQSTGEGSTAMQFLNMAKGDAPYFAELARTYALSDNFHQSVMGGTGANHIMLGFGDLIYYADSNGNPITPPSNQIENPDAQPGTNNWYVQDGYGGGSYVNCADDTQPGIAAVKTYLKSLPYHTFHGTDCRRNAYYLVNNYNPGYLGDGTPAPLGATQFTIPPSQQDNLALLLTRHHVSWKYYGEGWGGGKENGEAGTFCNICDPFLYSTQVMTNPKLRANNQDINDLYNDIQNGTLPAVSIAKPDGILDGHPASSKLELFEGYVKKIVDMAKANPKVWDDTVIMVTFDEGGGYYDSGYVQPVDFFGDGSRIPLLVISRYSEGGRVVHTYYDHVSFDKFVEANWGLQETISGRSRDNLPNPVSMPGNPYVPVNAPAIGNLMNMFDFDRGAQPHMAAAETQD; encoded by the coding sequence ATGTCCATGATGTATGTCCGCAAGCGGCTCATGCCGTTTGTCATCGGCACACTCACGGCCGGCCTCGCCGGTGTTGTCAGCGCACAAAGCACCACCTCGCCCGACCATGACGCGGTTTTCCGCGGACAGGTGCCGGCGTCTGGTGTGAGCAACCGCTCCGGTGTACCGGGAGGCGTCACCGTCTTGCATGCTCCCGGTGATGGTGAAGATCGTAGCGGTCGCACCAAGTCGCCCATCAAGCATGTGATCTTGCTGATCGGCGAAAACCGCACGTTTGATCATGTGTTCGCCACCTACACGCCGCCCAGCGGCCAGAGCGTGAACAACCTGCTGTCCGAAGGCATTGTCAATGCGGATGGCACGCCGGGCCCGAACGTCGCTGCTGCACGCCAATGGCAGGCTTCCAGCACCGGTGCGTTTTCGCTCGCTCCGACGCACACCAGTGCGTACACGGTGCTGCCGTCGATGAACACCGGCGGCGCGCCGACGCAGGCGCCGTTCGCATCCGCAGCACAGGCCGAAGCGTTGGAGCCGGCGTTGCCGACCAGCGCCTATATTGAACTTGCCGAAGGCGGCACGGGCCTGCCGAACAAGGTGGTCGACACGCGCTTCCCCACCCAGCTGCCCAATGCTCCGGTCGATATGCACGCGTCGATCAGTTACGACGACTACGCCAACAGCCCGGTGCACCGCTTCTTCCAGATGTGGCAGCAGCTCGACTGCAATGTGCAGGCAGCCACGGCAAAGAACCCCAGCGGTTGCCGCAACGACTTGTTCCCGTGGGTCGAAACCAGCATTGGCGCCGGCACCAATGGTGTTGCCCAGCCGGCCGGGTTCAACGAACAGAGCACGGGTGAAGGCTCGACCGCCATGCAGTTCCTCAACATGGCCAAGGGTGACGCGCCCTACTTTGCCGAGCTGGCGCGCACGTATGCACTGAGCGACAACTTCCACCAGTCGGTGATGGGCGGCACGGGTGCCAACCACATCATGCTCGGCTTCGGCGACTTGATCTATTACGCCGACAGCAACGGTAATCCCATCACGCCGCCGTCGAACCAGATCGAAAACCCGGATGCGCAGCCCGGTACCAACAACTGGTACGTGCAGGATGGCTACGGCGGCGGCTCGTATGTGAATTGCGCGGACGACACGCAGCCTGGTATCGCTGCCGTGAAGACCTACCTGAAGTCGCTGCCGTACCACACGTTCCATGGCACCGATTGCAGGCGCAACGCCTACTACCTGGTGAACAACTACAACCCGGGCTACCTGGGTGATGGTACGCCGGCCCCGCTCGGCGCCACGCAGTTCACCATACCGCCGTCACAGCAGGACAACCTCGCGCTGCTGTTGACGCGTCATCACGTGAGCTGGAAGTACTACGGTGAGGGTTGGGGTGGTGGCAAGGAGAATGGCGAAGCGGGCACGTTCTGCAATATCTGCGACCCGTTCCTGTACTCCACGCAGGTCATGACCAATCCGAAGCTGCGCGCCAACAATCAGGATATCAACGATCTCTACAACGATATCCAGAACGGCACGCTGCCGGCCGTCTCCATCGCCAAGCCGGATGGCATTCTGGACGGCCATCCGGCCTCGTCCAAGCTCGAGCTGTTCGAAGGCTACGTGAAGAAGATCGTGGACATGGCGAAGGCCAACCCGAAGGTGTGGGACGACACCGTCATCATGGTGACCTTCGATGAGGGTGGCGGTTACTACGACTCCGGCTATGTGCAGCCGGTCGACTTCTTCGGCGACGGCTCTCGCATCCCGCTGCTGGTGATCTCGCGTTATTCGGAAGGCGGTCGCGTGGTGCATACGTATTACGACCACGTCTCGTTCGACAAATTCGTCGAGGCCAACTGGGGCCTGCAGGAGACGATCTCGGGTCGCAGCCGCGACAACCTGCCCAACCCGGTATCGATGCCCGGCAATCCTTATGTGCCGGTCAATGCTCCCGCCATTGGCAATCTGATGAACATGTTCGACTTCGATCGTGGTGCGCAGCCGCATATGGCGGCGGCAGAAACGCAGGACTGA
- a CDS encoding MATE family efflux transporter — protein sequence MSSVAARQPLLTEGPIARTLLMFALPILGSTVLQSLNGSVNAMWIGHYLGEAALTAVSNANLILFLLLGAVFGLSMACTILVGQSLGARNMLEAKRVVGTGVTFFVAVSVLVAIAGYAGTPWMLGVLGTPVDAQAFAVPYLRIIFIAVPSMYFYSFLMMTLRGAGDSRTPFIFMGLSVLLDIALNPMLIFGVGPFPRMGIAGSATSTLIAQSVALVALLWTLYARKHFLRLTRGELRFLRPDMTILRALVFKGLPMGLQMIVISTSAMIMIHMVNGYGSKTTAAYGAATQLWTYVQMPAMAIGAAVSSMAAQNVGARLWDRVSRITKVGVLYNFLLSGALIGLIYLFNHAALNLFLPNDGEALALAQHLNGIAVWSFMFFGVTFVLFGVVRSTGAVMPPLVILFISMWLIRPPFALLLAPGIGADSIWWSFPLGSLASMLMAMGYYRWGGWRRAHMLTPPIKTVDEQAAVSGQQAPTTGQGVPASVD from the coding sequence ATGTCATCTGTCGCCGCAAGGCAGCCCCTGCTCACTGAAGGCCCGATCGCGCGCACCTTGCTGATGTTCGCCTTGCCGATCCTGGGCAGCACGGTGCTGCAATCACTGAATGGTTCGGTCAACGCGATGTGGATCGGCCATTACCTGGGCGAGGCGGCGCTGACGGCGGTCAGCAACGCCAACCTGATCCTGTTCCTGCTGCTCGGCGCCGTGTTCGGCTTGAGCATGGCCTGCACCATCCTGGTCGGCCAGAGCCTGGGCGCGCGCAACATGCTCGAAGCGAAGCGCGTCGTGGGTACCGGCGTGACGTTCTTCGTGGCGGTCTCGGTACTGGTGGCCATCGCCGGTTATGCGGGCACGCCGTGGATGCTTGGCGTGCTGGGTACGCCGGTCGACGCGCAGGCGTTCGCCGTGCCGTACCTGCGCATCATCTTCATCGCCGTGCCATCGATGTATTTCTACAGCTTCCTGATGATGACGCTGCGCGGCGCTGGCGATTCGCGCACGCCTTTCATCTTCATGGGCTTGTCGGTGTTGCTGGATATCGCGCTCAACCCGATGTTGATCTTCGGCGTCGGTCCGTTTCCGCGCATGGGCATCGCCGGTTCGGCGACCTCGACCCTGATTGCACAGAGCGTGGCCCTGGTCGCGCTGCTCTGGACCCTGTATGCGCGCAAGCACTTCCTGCGCCTGACCCGTGGCGAGCTGCGTTTCCTGCGTCCGGACATGACCATCCTGCGCGCACTGGTGTTCAAAGGCCTGCCGATGGGCCTTCAAATGATCGTGATCTCGACCTCCGCGATGATCATGATCCACATGGTCAATGGCTACGGTTCGAAGACCACCGCCGCCTATGGTGCCGCGACCCAGTTGTGGACGTATGTGCAGATGCCGGCGATGGCGATTGGCGCGGCCGTGTCGTCGATGGCGGCGCAAAACGTCGGCGCCAGATTGTGGGACCGCGTGAGCCGCATCACCAAGGTGGGCGTGCTGTACAACTTCCTGCTCAGTGGCGCGCTGATCGGACTGATCTACCTGTTCAACCATGCCGCGCTCAACCTGTTCCTGCCCAACGATGGCGAGGCGCTGGCGCTCGCGCAGCATCTGAACGGCATCGCCGTGTGGTCCTTCATGTTCTTTGGGGTGACCTTCGTGCTGTTCGGCGTCGTGCGTTCCACTGGTGCGGTGATGCCGCCCCTGGTCATCCTGTTCATCTCGATGTGGTTGATCCGCCCGCCGTTCGCGCTGTTGCTGGCACCTGGCATCGGTGCGGACTCGATCTGGTGGAGTTTTCCGCTCGGTTCGCTCGCCTCGATGCTGATGGCGATGGGCTATTACCGCTGGGGCGGCTGGCGCCGCGCGCACATGCTCACGCCGCCGATCAAGACCGTCGACGAACAGGCGGCCGTATCGGGCCAGCAAGCACCGACCACCGGCCAGGGTGTACCCGCTTCCGTGGATTGA